A single window of Streptomyces griseoviridis DNA harbors:
- the pabB gene encoding aminodeoxychorismate synthase component I has translation MRTLLVDNYDSFTYNLFHYLSRVNGQEPEVIRNDDPGWRPGLLDAFDNVVLSPGPGTPHRPADFGLCAEIAAEGRLPVLGVCLGHQGMALAHGARVGRAPEPRHGRTSAVRHDGTGLFEGLPQPLEVVRYHSLAVTDLPPELEGTAFSPDGVLMALRHRTLPLWGVQFHPESIGTREGHRLLANFRSLTERHGRPRVPAAAPTVRPVTPAEPATPVRTLRVLVEQLPARWDSEVAFDTLFRRGEHPFWLDSSRTGDRLGRLSVLGDASGPLARIAKADVTAGTVTVTAGGATSTVHSPFLTWLENDLAGLRTEVPELPFEFALGWVGYLGYELKAECDGDAAHRSPDPDATLVFADRALVLDHHTGTGYLLALAEDGAEDAARAWLTEAAGTLDGIAGQPPAPCARTPRGTTGPVELRHDRDAYLKLIDVCQQEIAAGETYEVCLTNMAEADTDLDPWQSYRALRRVSAAPFAAFLHFGRVAVLSSSPERFLRIDRHGGMESKPIKGTRPRGTTPEADARLAEDLATCEKDRAENLMIVDLVRHDLGRCAAVGSVVADPVFQVESYASVHQLVSTVRAGLRADRSPVAAVRAAFPGGSMTGAPKIRTMQIIDRLEGGPRGVYSGAIGYFSLTGAVDLSIVIRTLVLSGDRLRYGVGGAVIALSDPAAEFEETAVKATPLLRLLGTGFPGRDAPGEGPADPAPPTAAAAAAGDL, from the coding sequence ATGCGCACACTTCTCGTCGACAACTACGACTCCTTCACCTACAACCTCTTCCACTACCTGTCCCGGGTCAACGGGCAGGAGCCCGAGGTCATCCGCAACGACGACCCCGGCTGGCGGCCCGGCCTGCTCGACGCGTTCGACAACGTCGTCCTCTCCCCCGGCCCCGGCACCCCGCACCGCCCCGCCGACTTCGGCCTCTGCGCGGAGATAGCCGCCGAGGGCCGCCTCCCGGTGCTCGGCGTCTGCCTCGGCCACCAGGGCATGGCGCTCGCCCACGGCGCGCGCGTGGGCCGCGCCCCCGAACCGCGGCACGGCAGGACCTCCGCCGTCCGGCACGACGGCACCGGCCTCTTCGAAGGGCTGCCGCAGCCCCTCGAAGTGGTCCGCTACCACTCCCTCGCGGTCACCGACCTGCCGCCGGAGCTGGAGGGCACCGCGTTCTCCCCCGACGGCGTGCTGATGGCGCTGCGCCACCGCACCCTGCCGCTGTGGGGCGTGCAGTTCCACCCCGAGTCGATCGGCACCCGCGAGGGGCACCGGCTGCTGGCGAACTTCCGCTCCCTCACCGAACGGCACGGCCGCCCCCGGGTCCCCGCGGCGGCGCCCACCGTACGTCCGGTCACCCCCGCCGAACCGGCCACCCCGGTAAGGACGTTGCGGGTCCTCGTCGAGCAACTCCCGGCCCGCTGGGACTCCGAGGTCGCCTTCGACACCCTCTTCCGGCGCGGCGAGCACCCGTTCTGGCTCGACAGCAGCAGGACGGGCGACCGGCTCGGCCGGCTGTCCGTGCTCGGCGACGCCTCGGGCCCGCTCGCCAGGATCGCCAAGGCCGACGTCACCGCGGGCACCGTGACGGTCACCGCGGGCGGCGCCACCAGCACCGTCCACAGCCCGTTCCTGACCTGGCTGGAGAACGACCTGGCCGGTCTGCGCACCGAAGTGCCCGAGCTGCCCTTCGAGTTCGCCCTCGGCTGGGTCGGCTACCTCGGCTACGAGCTGAAGGCCGAGTGCGACGGCGACGCCGCGCACCGCTCCCCCGACCCCGACGCCACCCTCGTCTTCGCCGACCGCGCCCTGGTCCTCGACCACCACACCGGCACCGGATACCTGCTGGCGCTGGCCGAGGACGGCGCCGAGGACGCCGCGCGCGCCTGGCTCACCGAGGCCGCCGGGACCCTCGACGGCATCGCGGGACAGCCGCCCGCACCGTGCGCGCGGACCCCGCGGGGCACCACAGGGCCCGTGGAGCTGCGCCACGACCGGGACGCCTACCTCAAGCTGATCGACGTCTGCCAGCAGGAGATCGCCGCGGGCGAGACGTACGAGGTCTGCCTCACCAACATGGCGGAGGCCGACACCGACCTCGACCCCTGGCAGAGCTACCGGGCGCTGCGCCGGGTGAGCGCGGCACCGTTCGCCGCGTTCCTGCACTTCGGCCGGGTCGCGGTGCTCAGCAGCTCCCCCGAGCGGTTCCTGCGCATCGACCGGCACGGCGGCATGGAGTCCAAGCCCATCAAGGGCACCCGGCCGCGCGGCACCACCCCCGAGGCCGACGCCCGGCTCGCCGAGGACCTCGCGACCTGCGAGAAGGACCGCGCCGAGAACCTGATGATCGTCGACCTGGTCCGGCACGACCTGGGCCGGTGCGCCGCCGTCGGCTCGGTCGTCGCCGACCCGGTGTTCCAGGTCGAGTCGTACGCGAGCGTGCACCAGCTGGTCAGCACCGTGCGGGCCGGACTGCGCGCGGACCGCAGCCCGGTGGCCGCCGTGCGGGCCGCCTTCCCCGGCGGGTCGATGACCGGCGCCCCGAAGATCCGCACCATGCAGATCATCGACCGGCTCGAAGGCGGCCCCCGCGGTGTCTACTCCGGCGCCATCGGCTACTTCTCGCTGACCGGCGCGGTGGACCTGTCCATCGTCATCCGCACCCTGGTCCTCAGCGGCGACCGGCTGCGCTACGGCGTCGGCGGCGCCGTCATCGCGCTCTCCGACCCGGCGGCCGAGTTCGAGGAGACGGCCGTCAAGGCGACCCCGCTGCTGCGGCTGCTCGGCACCGGCTTCCCCGGCCGCGACGCCCCGGGCGAGGGCCCCGCCGACCCGGCACCGCCCACCGCGGCCGCCGCGGCCGCCGGGGATCTCTAG